DNA sequence from the Methanolobus psychrophilus R15 genome:
TACAAAAGGATTTGTTTCAGGACAGAAGGATGTCACACACCAGAAATACAGTTCAAGTTATGGTCTTCTTCTTGGCAGGGTAAAGGAGATATCCCGGTCAAAACACCATGCAGGCCTGAAAATAAAACTCCTGCAAGACATCAACGACAAGGACGGGATCGGAATACTCACCAGCATGAGAATGCTCGGTTGCAGGGTCGATTTCATCACTTCCGGGGGGGAAAGGGTTGAAAAAGCCTCAAAAGGTGAAGAGGTTATTCTTGAGATCAGCCCCAAGACTGGCAAAGCTGTGCGACCACAAGATGAAGTATTCCTTTCAACCGATAACAAGCTCATCGATGCCCTCCGGAAAAAGAAGCTACGAACGATTCCGGCCGACATCAGGGTATTTGCCCGCCTTGGAGAAAAGCTCAGGATAGAAATGGAAGAGAACAGAAAATCTGTATCCTTCACAGATGATTTTGTTGTCCCGGAGGCGATAAGCTCTCCCACTACTGCAGAACAGATATCGCTGGCCATGGAAAAGCTTGGAGACACACCCTATCATGCAGGCTCTGTTGAAGTTGTATCAGATGAGAACATCTTCATACCTGTTGGTGTCCTTACTAATGCAAGGAGGCAGGCAGTGTCACTTCTCCAGGAAGCGGTTCTGATATCATATAAGAGAGAGCATAAACAGCCTACTGCAGATGCATATGCGATTCAGGAACCTGGGAAGCAAGACAGAAAGCCTGCAGACATCGCGTTTGCAAAAACCAGAAAACGACTCCTTTTGAGCGCTGATGTCAGCAGCACTGAATCACTGTTTGCTGCTGCGAATGCCGATGCTGATATCATTTACATCCCTATTGAGATGTTCAGTGAACTGACAGAGGCCCAGAACAGCCTGCATACCGGTGAGATACGGGCAAAGGGAACAGAGATAGTCCTTGTCACTCCCCAGGTGGCTTTCGACCATGAGCTTGAGGCCCTGAAAAAGCTGATGGAAGATGTGCACCGGGCAAAATTCACGATAGCATGTTCAAATCCTGGCACCGTAAGAGTTGCAGCGCAGATGGGAATACCGTTTGTGGCCCAGAGGGAGCTGAATATATTCAATAATGCGACAGCTTCTGCTTATTTTGAATCGGGGGCCCGAAGGGTCACACTTTCCACTGAACTGAACCTGGAGGAGATAAAGGACATTTCCTCAGCGGCCGGAGAGGAAAGAGAGCAACATCAGTTAGAATTGCTTGCATATGGCAGGGAATTGCTTCTTATAACAGAGAACGATCTGTTGAAGCCTCTTGTTGACAAAAAGATCCTTGACCAGGACAGCAACGTATCACTTGAAGATAACAAGGGAGAGAATTTCCCTGTAAAGCGCATGGGTAAACGCACTTTGATCTATCATTCAAAAGTGCTTGATATGCGTGAGCACCTGGAGAGCCTGAGAGACAGCGGCGTAGACGTGCTTAGACTTGACCTGTCCATGAATAGCAAAAAAGAGATAAGGGAAACAATACGGGCTTACAGGAGCGGGCTGGAGGGCAAGAGCTGCAGGCCACTTCCCGGGAGCGAGTACATCACACAGGGACATTACTTTGAGGGTGTGCTCTGAGAAGCCATCCTGTTCTTATGTGGTCGCGGTAATATTCCCAATCCCATATGAGCAACAGAAAAATTAGATATTATGCACGTAATTATTTTTTTTGTAAACATTTGGATTGAAAATATATGCCCTAAGAGATATAAAAACGTTCAAATAATGATGAACACCTATATTTAAAGGGGAGTAGGTAGCAGAAAGTAGCTTGGCTTATATTTGAGCAGCCAGTCATTCCATTAGAACCGGATCTGAAGCTTATTGTATAGTCATCTGGAACTTCCATCATAGTATGCCAAAAAAATAAGGCAGGATGATTCCGCAGAGCAACACTGCTTGTCTGCCTCTTTCCGTTATGTGCGATCAGAAGATTGCTCGTGCTATCGTATTCGATCTAAGTGGCAACACGGGGGATTTGATACGTTCCATCAGACAACTGAAGAGGACAAGATCATGGATAAAAGGAAAGTAAATGAAAATAGCAAAAACGAGCAACTTGAACAGTTCAGTGAGGATAAGGAACGAGAATTCCTGACTACCAATCAGGGACTCAGGGTCGAAAATACAGATATATCGCTCAAAGCCGGAGAAAGGGGACCAACTCTGCTTGAAGATTTTCACTTCAGAGAAAAGCTGACCCATTTTGATCATGAGCGTATACCTGAGAGGGTAGTTCATGCAAGGGGTTCTGCAGCGCATGGGTTTTTCCAGGTGTATGAACCCCTGACAGAGTATACTTACGCAAAGTTCCTGCAGGACCCTTCTAAGAAGACGCCTGTATTTGTCAGGTTCTCTACGGTCGTTGGTTTCAGGGGTTCAGCCGATACTGTAAGAGATGTGC
Encoded proteins:
- a CDS encoding protease: MTTSDNIYKYCQPPEILAPAGDTEALLGAIKGAADAVYLGVEDFNARKGAKNFRLDELEEAIDLAHSRGVKVFLALNIPVKQKELQDALNVVDKAYSYGIDAIIIEDMGLMKMLSSTYPDLPLHASTQMTIHNLQGVTFVEEAGASRVILSRELTVEQVKDIVDRSNIDIELFVHGALCYSYSGRCLFSSFLSDRSANRGACTQPCRRQYHLMVDGEEAGRGLIGEYPISCAELCTLPELDSIVRTGIKSLKIEGRMKKPEYVTASSEAYKTAVERICRTGSNLSFQEIEAYETDLAKLFYRGFTKGFVSGQKDVTHQKYSSSYGLLLGRVKEISRSKHHAGLKIKLLQDINDKDGIGILTSMRMLGCRVDFITSGGERVEKASKGEEVILEISPKTGKAVRPQDEVFLSTDNKLIDALRKKKLRTIPADIRVFARLGEKLRIEMEENRKSVSFTDDFVVPEAISSPTTAEQISLAMEKLGDTPYHAGSVEVVSDENIFIPVGVLTNARRQAVSLLQEAVLISYKREHKQPTADAYAIQEPGKQDRKPADIAFAKTRKRLLLSADVSSTESLFAAANADADIIYIPIEMFSELTEAQNSLHTGEIRAKGTEIVLVTPQVAFDHELEALKKLMEDVHRAKFTIACSNPGTVRVAAQMGIPFVAQRELNIFNNATASAYFESGARRVTLSTELNLEEIKDISSAAGEEREQHQLELLAYGRELLLITENDLLKPLVDKKILDQDSNVSLEDNKGENFPVKRMGKRTLIYHSKVLDMREHLESLRDSGVDVLRLDLSMNSKKEIRETIRAYRSGLEGKSCRPLPGSEYITQGHYFEGVL